One region of Spiroplasma culicicola AES-1 genomic DNA includes:
- a CDS encoding RpiB/LacA/LacB family sugar-phosphate isomerase has product MKIAIGCDHIVTDVKNKVIEMLKRDNIEVIDCGTYDFERTHYPIYGQRVAVKVVQGEVEFGIVICGTGVGISNGAQKVKGARAILTKDVLTAIDAREKYDANIVGFGGRIVGLGLMYEIIEKFINTKYRGENDSVINEINQLIKKENYNEEIFETENKKWDAGFYNE; this is encoded by the coding sequence ATGAAAATAGCAATTGGATGTGATCATATTGTTACTGATGTTAAAAATAAAGTAATTGAAATGTTAAAAAGGGATAATATTGAAGTAATTGATTGTGGAACTTATGATTTTGAAAGAACTCATTATCCAATTTATGGACAAAGAGTTGCTGTTAAAGTTGTGCAAGGAGAAGTAGAATTTGGAATTGTTATTTGTGGTACTGGAGTAGGAATCTCAAATGGAGCACAAAAAGTTAAAGGAGCACGAGCAATTTTAACAAAAGATGTTTTGACAGCAATTGATGCACGCGAAAAATATGATGCAAACATTGTTGGCTTTGGGGGTCGAATTGTTGGTTTGGGGTTAATGTATGAAATCATAGAAAAATTTATTAATACAAAATATAGAGGTGAAAATGACTCTGTAATTAATGAAATTAATCAATTGATTAAGAAAGAAAATTATAATGAAGAAATTTTTGAAACTGAAAATAAAAAATGAGATGCTGGTTTCTATAATGAATAA
- a CDS encoding RpiB/LacA/LacB family sugar-phosphate isomerase, whose protein sequence is MEKVIIHINKNIDDVYKHYLLENIKNDNFDIIFEESKNEFSDYLQLVKKLQLKEISRVIVIDEFGSLPFMVIAKHKSIVVAQISDFHSARMTIQHNNSNVLSLGFKILAKESMVDIINSYFAAHFEAGRHMVRINMLENLLEGE, encoded by the coding sequence ATGGAAAAAGTCATAATACATATAAATAAAAATATTGATGATGTATATAAACACTATTTATTAGAAAATATTAAAAATGATAATTTTGATATTATTTTTGAAGAGTCAAAAAATGAATTTAGTGATTATTTACAATTGGTCAAAAAATTACAGTTAAAAGAAATATCAAGAGTAATTGTCATTGATGAATTTGGTTCATTACCCTTTATGGTAATAGCAAAACATAAATCAATTGTGGTTGCTCAAATTTCAGATTTTCATTCAGCACGAATGACAATTCAACATAACAATTCAAATGTTTTATCTTTAGGTTTTAAAATTCTTGCAAAAGAGAGCATGGTAGATATTATTAATTCATATTTTGCTGCTCACTTTGAAGCTGGAAGACATATGGTACGAATAAACATGTTAGAAAATTTATTGGAGGGTGAATAA
- a CDS encoding DeoR/GlpR family DNA-binding transcription regulator: MEKLKKGERIKLYFSYLNNNMSISIKQFLKFAQEQAIPEITARRDIKLLENLNYITSEMGLIKLNTDKEYETTREEKFAANREEKQKIGLLANDLINSQEIFVGAGTTCEIFVKSINKPIKMLYTNGFEVARVANANPNIKRIVLIGGKLRPQSSAMCGSIANTIVESLKFSQTFITITNMDNEFNAFNNNADEAYLTNKVILNSHDIVCLMDHTKFNQKTYGNKITNAANMKTIICDKEIDDPLFKQLQKITNVKW, from the coding sequence ATGGAAAAATTAAAAAAAGGAGAAAGAATTAAACTCTATTTCTCTTACTTAAATAATAATATGTCAATTTCAATAAAACAGTTTTTAAAGTTTGCTCAAGAACAAGCAATACCTGAAATTACAGCAAGAAGAGATATAAAATTACTTGAGAATTTAAATTATATTACATCTGAAATGGGTTTAATTAAATTAAATACGGATAAAGAATATGAAACAACAAGAGAAGAAAAATTTGCAGCAAACAGAGAAGAAAAGCAAAAAATTGGTTTACTTGCAAATGATTTAATTAACTCACAAGAAATTTTTGTTGGAGCAGGAACAACTTGTGAAATTTTTGTGAAATCAATTAATAAGCCAATAAAAATGTTATATACAAATGGTTTTGAAGTTGCGCGTGTTGCAAATGCAAATCCTAATATTAAAAGAATTGTTTTAATAGGGGGAAAGTTACGACCACAATCTAGTGCAATGTGTGGATCAATTGCAAATACAATTGTTGAATCACTTAAATTTTCGCAGACATTTATTACTATCACCAATATGGATAATGAATTTAATGCTTTTAATAATAATGCTGATGAAGCATATTTAACTAATAAAGTTATTTTAAATTCACATGACATTGTTTGTTTAATGGATCACACTAAATTTAATCAAAAAACATATGGAAATAAAATTACTAATGCAGCAAATATGAAGACAATAATTTGTGATAAAGAAATTGATGATCCATTATTTAAACAGTTACAAAAAATAACTAATGTAAAATGATAA
- a CDS encoding class II fructose-bisphosphate aldolase: MKASLKEELLKAKQGKYAVPAFNFDNLEMMKGIIEAAEEEKSPVILMVTESAAKYMGIDYVFSFALTATKNAKVPVVLHWDHGFDIALIKKAIDAGFSSVMLDSSLKEFNENVAETIEIVKYAKTKGVEVESEIGHVGGKEDDRVSNSNGYTDVNEAIEFDKQTQIDALAVAIGTSHGLFKGEIKLQFELLEELNSKISTPLVLHGSSQVPLEDLQKAISLGITKINIGTDLKMACAKGLQDWFNQNPDGFDARQYGRHAINFVKQEAKIKIKAFGSNNKA, encoded by the coding sequence ATGAAAGCAAGTTTGAAAGAAGAACTATTAAAAGCAAAACAAGGGAAATATGCAGTTCCTGCATTTAACTTTGATAATTTAGAAATGATGAAAGGAATTATTGAGGCTGCAGAAGAAGAAAAATCACCTGTAATTTTGATGGTAACTGAAAGTGCTGCAAAATACATGGGAATCGATTATGTCTTTTCATTTGCATTAACTGCAACTAAAAATGCCAAAGTCCCTGTAGTTTTGCACTGAGATCACGGATTTGACATTGCACTAATAAAAAAAGCTATTGATGCAGGATTTTCAAGTGTTATGTTAGATTCATCATTAAAAGAATTTAATGAAAATGTAGCAGAAACTATTGAAATTGTAAAATATGCAAAAACTAAAGGTGTAGAAGTTGAATCTGAAATTGGACACGTTGGAGGAAAAGAAGATGATCGAGTTTCAAATAGCAATGGGTACACTGATGTAAATGAAGCTATTGAATTTGACAAACAAACTCAAATTGATGCTTTGGCGGTTGCTATTGGAACAAGTCACGGATTATTTAAAGGAGAAATTAAACTCCAATTTGAATTATTAGAAGAATTAAATTCAAAAATATCAACCCCACTTGTTCTTCATGGATCTAGTCAAGTTCCACTTGAAGATTTACAAAAAGCTATTAGCTTAGGTATTACAAAAATCAATATTGGAACAGATTTAAAAATGGCTTGTGCAAAAGGTTTACAAGATTGATTTAATCAAAATCCTGATGGATTTGATGCAAGACAATATGGAAGACATGCCATTAATTTTGTAAAACAAGAAGCCAAAATAAAAATTAAGGCATTTGGTTCAAATAATAAAGCATAA
- a CDS encoding PTS transporter subunit EIIC: protein MDVISKKNKKEAKQKLRTEKQMNNTGNNFWSNLLIRLQGLGKSLMYPIALLPFAALLNRFGSLGMELNPDSKNFGWWLGFVIQKPGGTIFDQLPLLFAIGTAFGLSRDQRGEAALVGAAFYLILTAFLTEGGLPDLLYKNKMTFDALGLDENSQVIVTGAFSKLFYVPIYGKIDDTIEVIGGKYILNIGVLGGIVAGCLSAWSYNKFRDIKLPQALSFFGGRRFVPMTVMVLSIPVAFLFAIIWPWFQYGLVSFGQTISSGDAWAIPGAFLYGFVNRMVQPFGLHHIINTFLWFQMPIDGYMVDFGGKFIIFQDVVENGVPMQTVFDSIGALIGENITASNWKEFIVIRANQPTEGILGNGDGTYTIFGDITAFQKSMVSGNFQTGYFPMFWGGLPGAALAMIYCAKKENRKETATFLGGVAVVAALTGIDEPLVFAFIFVGPVLWVMNALFTSIFAAIAIAMHMHIGFGFSGGFIDYVISFANSWGMSKYEGLVNGGVYGFFSNPLWMFALAALAFPTYFFTFSILIKKLNIKTPGREDGENVAIKKDQIKKGGKQKYEEMANELLEIIGKENIVKVENCATRLRLTVVDNKKDIDDNKIKSAGAYGVKRLGTQGLQIIIGTDVEHVANIMHDLTGK from the coding sequence ATGGATGTAATTTCTAAAAAAAATAAAAAAGAAGCTAAACAAAAGTTAAGAACTGAAAAACAAATGAACAATACAGGTAATAACTTTTGAAGCAATTTGCTAATTAGGCTTCAAGGTCTTGGAAAATCATTAATGTATCCAATTGCATTATTACCATTTGCTGCATTACTTAATCGTTTTGGATCCCTTGGTATGGAACTAAATCCAGATAGTAAAAATTTTGGATGATGACTTGGATTTGTTATTCAAAAACCAGGTGGTACAATTTTTGATCAATTGCCATTATTGTTTGCAATTGGAACTGCTTTTGGACTTTCTAGAGATCAACGTGGTGAAGCCGCCTTGGTAGGGGCTGCCTTTTACCTAATATTAACTGCATTTTTAACAGAGGGTGGTTTACCAGATCTACTATATAAAAATAAAATGACTTTTGATGCTCTTGGTTTGGATGAAAATAGTCAAGTTATTGTAACCGGAGCTTTTTCAAAATTATTCTATGTACCTATTTATGGTAAGATTGATGATACTATCGAAGTAATTGGAGGTAAGTATATCTTAAATATTGGTGTGCTTGGAGGAATCGTTGCTGGATGTTTATCTGCATGATCATACAATAAATTTAGAGATATTAAATTACCTCAAGCTTTATCTTTCTTTGGAGGTAGAAGATTTGTTCCAATGACAGTAATGGTATTGTCAATTCCAGTTGCATTCTTATTTGCAATTATTTGACCTTGATTCCAATACGGATTAGTGTCATTTGGACAAACAATTTCATCTGGAGATGCTTGGGCAATTCCAGGAGCATTCTTATATGGATTTGTAAACAGAATGGTTCAACCATTTGGTTTACACCATATTATTAATACATTCTTGTGATTCCAAATGCCAATTGATGGTTACATGGTTGATTTTGGTGGTAAATTCATTATTTTTCAAGATGTAGTTGAAAATGGAGTTCCAATGCAAACAGTATTTGATTCAATTGGAGCTTTAATTGGAGAAAATATAACTGCATCTAATTGGAAAGAATTTATTGTAATTAGAGCTAATCAACCAACTGAAGGAATTCTTGGAAATGGTGATGGAACTTATACTATCTTTGGAGATATCACTGCATTCCAAAAATCAATGGTTTCAGGTAATTTCCAAACTGGATATTTCCCAATGTTTTGAGGAGGATTACCGGGAGCTGCTTTAGCAATGATTTATTGTGCTAAAAAAGAAAATCGAAAAGAAACAGCTACATTCCTTGGAGGAGTTGCTGTTGTAGCTGCTTTAACAGGTATTGATGAACCATTAGTATTTGCGTTTATCTTTGTTGGACCAGTTCTTTGAGTAATGAATGCTTTATTCACATCAATTTTTGCTGCAATTGCAATTGCAATGCATATGCATATTGGATTTGGTTTTAGTGGTGGATTTATTGATTATGTAATTTCATTTGCAAATTCATGAGGAATGAGTAAATATGAAGGATTAGTAAATGGAGGAGTATATGGATTTTTCTCAAACCCATTGTGAATGTTTGCTTTAGCAGCACTTGCATTTCCTACATACTTCTTTACATTTTCAATATTGATTAAAAAATTAAATATTAAAACTCCAGGTAGAGAAGATGGAGAAAATGTAGCTATTAAAAAAGATCAAATTAAAAAAGGTGGAAAACAAAAATATGAAGAGATGGCCAATGAATTACTTGAAATCATTGGAAAAGAAAATATAGTTAAAGTTGAAAATTGCGCAACAAGGTTAAGATTAACTGTTGTTGATAACAAAAAAGATATTGATGATAACAAGATTAAGTCGGCAGGTGCTTATGGAGTTAAACGATTAGGTACTCAAGGACTACAAATAATTATTGGAACCGATGTAGAACATGTTGCAAACATAATGCATGACTTAACGGGAAAATAA
- a CDS encoding SIS domain-containing protein, with the protein MKLNEIQTYKEIKQQPVVWKKILKLFEEKKKKWVKLAQEHKEWEIIFVGAGTSEFVGNAIERYWINAGLNAKSYSSTEIVADPNKLLKNKDNVIFISFARSGNSPESLAAVEIANKIIKNIKHIYITCNSQGKLALQAKSNQSIELFLLPDESNDLGFAMTSSYSGMMIAACLILSLLNNDNFYQECLENIVKIESHQDELENYANQISNQDFERLVYLGSGEYKGFCQEAHLKFLELTQGNIPTFFNDVLAFRHGPKSILNEKTIVFLMASNNEYTRKYDLDMIKELETQKQINQLIVLDNINDKSIKDISSNYISLDLKLTNSIFIGLSYIYIAQIIAVLFSLKLNINPDNPCPTGEVNRVVQGVVIYKFDE; encoded by the coding sequence ATGAAATTAAATGAAATACAAACATATAAAGAAATTAAGCAACAACCAGTTGTTTGAAAAAAAATTTTAAAATTATTTGAAGAAAAAAAGAAAAAATGAGTAAAATTGGCACAAGAACATAAAGAATGAGAAATAATATTTGTTGGAGCAGGAACAAGTGAATTTGTTGGAAATGCAATTGAAAGATATTGAATTAATGCAGGATTAAATGCTAAGTCATATTCTTCAACAGAAATAGTAGCTGACCCAAATAAATTACTTAAAAATAAAGACAATGTTATCTTTATTTCATTTGCTAGAAGTGGAAATTCACCTGAATCACTTGCAGCAGTTGAAATAGCTAATAAAATAATTAAAAATATTAAGCATATTTATATAACATGTAATAGTCAAGGAAAATTGGCATTACAAGCAAAATCAAATCAATCTATTGAATTATTTCTTCTTCCAGATGAATCAAATGATTTAGGTTTTGCAATGACTTCAAGTTATTCAGGAATGATGATTGCAGCTTGTTTGATTTTATCATTATTGAATAATGATAATTTTTATCAAGAATGTTTAGAAAACATTGTTAAAATTGAAAGCCATCAAGATGAATTAGAAAATTATGCAAATCAAATATCTAATCAAGATTTTGAAAGACTAGTATATTTAGGTTCTGGAGAATACAAAGGTTTTTGTCAAGAAGCTCACTTAAAATTTCTTGAGTTAACACAAGGAAACATTCCAACTTTTTTTAATGATGTATTAGCTTTTAGACATGGGCCAAAATCAATATTAAATGAAAAAACAATTGTATTTTTAATGGCTTCAAATAATGAATACACAAGAAAATATGACTTAGATATGATAAAAGAACTTGAAACTCAAAAACAAATTAATCAGCTAATTGTATTAGACAATATAAATGATAAGTCAATTAAAGATATTTCAAGTAACTATATAAGTTTGGATTTAAAGTTAACTAATAGTATTTTTATTGGTTTAAGTTATATTTATATTGCACAAATTATTGCAGTATTATTTTCATTAAAATTAAATATCAATCCAGATAACCCTTGTCCTACTGGAGAAGTAAATAGGGTTGTGCAAGGTGTTGTAATTTATAAATTTGATGAATAA
- a CDS encoding DeoR/GlpR family DNA-binding transcription regulator codes for MHKIKRKELFVNELKGKKFVTTKEFIKFALTRNINEATTRRDLKELEIEGIVTLSFGGITVNLIDETELSVDYKMEINYAKKVSISKLTNSLLNNLDVIFCAAGSTMEIFVKLINKKIRTLVTNSLAVFEAARNNSHVIDVVLIGGLFREKSKVFFSRTAADHFQEFKLDKVFFSCLYFDENGDIYDDFAPEVDLIVSALANAKNSILLADSAKFKSVGLNKITNLSEITHIVTNNDIDKNLLLKFNNILTD; via the coding sequence ATGCATAAGATAAAAAGAAAAGAATTATTTGTTAATGAATTAAAAGGTAAAAAATTTGTTACAACAAAGGAATTTATAAAATTTGCATTAACTCGCAACATAAACGAAGCTACTACAAGAAGAGATTTGAAAGAATTGGAAATTGAAGGTATTGTTACACTTTCATTTGGCGGCATAACTGTTAATTTAATTGATGAAACTGAATTAAGTGTTGACTATAAAATGGAGATTAATTATGCAAAAAAGGTATCAATTTCAAAACTTACTAATAGTTTATTAAATAATCTTGATGTAATTTTTTGTGCAGCTGGATCTACAATGGAAATTTTTGTAAAACTCATAAATAAAAAAATTAGAACCTTAGTGACAAATTCACTTGCTGTTTTTGAAGCTGCAAGAAATAATAGTCATGTAATTGATGTTGTTTTAATTGGGGGATTGTTTAGAGAAAAAAGTAAAGTATTTTTTTCAAGAACAGCTGCAGATCATTTTCAAGAATTTAAATTAGATAAAGTATTTTTTAGTTGTTTATATTTTGATGAAAATGGAGATATTTATGATGATTTTGCCCCAGAGGTGGATTTAATTGTTTCAGCTCTTGCAAATGCAAAGAATAGTATCTTGCTTGCAGATTCAGCAAAATTTAAAAGTGTTGGATTAAATAAAATTACTAATCTCTCAGAGATTACACATATTGTTACAAATAATGATATTGATAAGAATTTATTATTAAAATTTAACAATATTTTAACTGATTAG
- a CDS encoding DeoR/GlpR family DNA-binding transcription regulator produces MHKLKRKELFINEFKGKKFIITKEFLEFALTHNINEATTRRDLKELENEGVITLSFGGITVNLNDESELSTDNKLEINKVKKELIAKVANDLLNDLDIIFCGAGSTVEIFVKHITKKIRTLVTNSLAVFEAARNNSHVIDVVLIGGLFREKSKVFFSRTAADYFNECKLDKVFFSCFYFDNTGEVFDDFAPEVDLISSALKNTHESILLADSSKYKSVGLNRMTNINKITKLVTNKDIDKEFLNKFNNVIVD; encoded by the coding sequence ATGCATAAACTAAAGAGAAAAGAATTATTTATTAATGAATTTAAAGGCAAAAAATTCATTATTACAAAAGAATTTCTTGAATTTGCATTGACTCATAATATTAATGAAGCTACTACAAGAAGAGATCTTAAAGAACTTGAAAATGAAGGAGTTATTACACTTTCATTTGGTGGTATCACTGTCAATTTAAATGATGAATCGGAACTAAGTACAGATAATAAATTAGAAATTAATAAAGTCAAAAAAGAATTAATTGCAAAAGTTGCAAATGATTTACTCAATGATTTAGATATTATTTTTTGTGGAGCTGGTTCAACAGTTGAAATCTTTGTTAAACATATAACTAAAAAAATTAGAACCTTAGTGACAAATTCACTTGCTGTTTTTGAAGCTGCAAGAAATAATAGTCATGTAATTGATGTTGTTTTAATTGGGGGATTGTTTAGAGAAAAAAGTAAAGTATTTTTTTCAAGAACAGCTGCTGATTATTTTAATGAATGTAAATTAGATAAAGTCTTTTTTAGTTGTTTTTATTTTGATAATACTGGAGAAGTTTTTGATGATTTTGCCCCAGAAGTGGACTTAATTTCTTCGGCTTTAAAAAATACTCACGAAAGTATTTTATTAGCAGATTCATCAAAATACAAAAGTGTTGGATTAAATCGAATGACAAATATAAATAAAATAACTAAACTTGTTACTAATAAAGATATTGATAAAGAGTTTTTAAATAAATTTAATAATGTAATAGTTGATTAA
- a CDS encoding DxFTY motif-containing membrane protein gives MNNKTANAWQSFNESRTDFWVSVLFLLLESIIPGIAIWLTIGNDFSFSLLENLPSPIAGYVALICISYLLYTGIITTALYFLKAHKSDQFTYAFSFSIILIGLILLSYVFENTTLFIIIKFIILLLIAIMALTIGVFITLIARNQELKRKQNLEQQYQAWKKGEHIPTNKEIKFQRYEQFLLKEAQKQEEIQAFKKQLELKIDQEYQEQKANDALKIVKINEKLDKKEARQRAKQKKRDTQF, from the coding sequence ATGAACAATAAAACAGCAAATGCATGACAAAGTTTTAATGAATCAAGAACTGATTTTTGAGTTAGTGTTTTATTTTTATTACTAGAATCAATTATTCCAGGAATTGCTATATGATTGACAATTGGCAATGATTTTAGTTTTTCATTACTTGAAAACTTACCATCTCCAATTGCAGGTTATGTTGCTCTAATTTGTATTTCTTATTTACTTTACACAGGAATAATAACAACAGCTTTATATTTTTTAAAAGCACACAAAAGTGATCAATTTACTTATGCTTTTAGTTTTTCAATTATTTTAATTGGTTTAATTTTATTAAGCTATGTATTTGAAAATACAACGTTATTTATCATTATTAAATTTATAATTTTATTATTAATAGCAATTATGGCTTTAACAATTGGAGTTTTTATAACTTTGATTGCTCGCAATCAAGAACTAAAACGTAAACAAAATCTAGAACAGCAATATCAAGCTTGAAAAAAGGGAGAACATATCCCAACAAACAAAGAAATAAAATTTCAGCGATATGAGCAATTCTTACTAAAAGAGGCTCAAAAACAAGAAGAAATTCAAGCATTTAAAAAACAATTAGAACTTAAAATTGATCAAGAATATCAAGAGCAAAAGGCAAATGATGCCCTAAAAATAGTTAAGATAAATGAAAAACTTGATAAAAAAGAGGCCAGGCAAAGAGCTAAACAAAAGAAAAGAGACACTCAATTTTAG
- a CDS encoding ABC transporter ATP-binding protein — MIKINDLSIIFKNQKGIRNINLAIANNKITGFIGNNGAGKTTTIKAILNQFKVNPGQIEVDFGENSNISDIAFFPDQNNFPKDFNIVEFAQYSASLKFISKEVYSKNIEEWLDILQLDSYRKNKFKELSSGLQKRALLLSIMVCEPKFVIFDEPTANLDVESKVMFLDLIKKIYNDLKIGVLITSHNLDELENLINHVIFINDGEIKFDGSFNKEDSKLYSMYKQYINTNSTSIKFDKINLRRK, encoded by the coding sequence ATGATAAAAATAAATGATTTATCAATAATTTTTAAAAATCAAAAAGGGATTAGAAATATAAACTTGGCGATTGCAAATAATAAAATTACAGGTTTTATTGGTAATAATGGAGCAGGTAAAACAACAACAATTAAAGCAATCTTAAATCAATTTAAAGTTAATCCAGGACAAATTGAAGTTGATTTTGGAGAAAACAGCAATATTTCAGATATTGCTTTTTTTCCTGATCAAAATAATTTTCCAAAAGACTTTAATATTGTTGAGTTTGCTCAATATTCTGCATCTTTAAAATTTATTAGTAAAGAAGTATATTCAAAAAATATTGAAGAATGATTAGATATTTTACAATTAGACAGTTATAGAAAAAATAAATTCAAGGAATTATCAAGTGGTTTACAAAAAAGAGCATTATTATTATCAATAATGGTATGCGAACCAAAATTTGTTATATTTGATGAACCAACAGCTAATTTAGATGTAGAATCTAAAGTTATGTTTCTTGATTTGATAAAAAAAATTTACAATGATCTAAAAATTGGAGTTTTAATTACTAGTCATAATTTAGATGAATTAGAAAATTTAATAAATCATGTAATTTTTATTAATGATGGTGAAATTAAATTTGATGGAAGTTTTAATAAAGAAGATTCCAAACTATATTCAATGTATAAGCAATATATAAATACAAATTCTACAAGTATAAAATTTGACAAAATTAATTTAAGGAGAAAATAA
- a CDS encoding DapH/DapD/GlmU-related protein: MNLESLLEHLNAQKPIEANSKQMEALYYFYNESRKIICELNYQYHEKTKINDLFSKIINKPVDDSFTLFPPVYVDFGKNLYIGKNVFINQNVSFQDQGGIYLHDNVQVGHNVVFSTLNHDLDPQLRKNVIPKPIIVEQNVWIGSNATILQGVKIGKNAVVAAGAVVNKDVPENTVVGGVPAKVIKNF, encoded by the coding sequence ATGAATTTAGAAAGTCTATTAGAACATTTAAATGCTCAAAAACCTATTGAAGCAAATAGTAAGCAAATGGAGGCTTTATATTATTTTTATAATGAATCAAGAAAAATTATTTGTGAATTAAATTATCAATATCATGAAAAAACCAAAATTAATGACTTATTTTCAAAGATTATCAATAAACCAGTTGATGATAGTTTTACATTATTTCCTCCAGTTTATGTTGATTTTGGTAAAAACCTTTATATTGGTAAAAATGTTTTTATAAATCAAAATGTTAGTTTTCAAGATCAAGGAGGAATTTATTTACATGATAATGTGCAAGTAGGACATAATGTAGTATTTTCAACATTAAATCATGATTTAGATCCCCAATTGCGCAAGAATGTAATTCCAAAACCAATAATAGTTGAACAAAACGTGTGAATTGGTTCAAATGCAACAATTCTACAAGGAGTCAAAATTGGCAAAAATGCAGTAGTTGCAGCAGGAGCTGTTGTAAATAAAGATGTACCAGAAAATACAGTAGTGGGAGGAGTTCCTGCTAAGGTTATTAAGAATTTTTAA
- a CDS encoding MurR/RpiR family transcriptional regulator: MISMYERIENLVKDNRNTTFKSIAKQLLDDFNQGIFKNQNELADACFVSMSTVTQFAKATLCEGYKELAIRLKIEHESMLAKQQPTKEINYNQVDDQNLNIINEWALNSSDFILKLAEQINQEKKLWIAPSFQSMYTARHFENILRNQGVDARVMDSSINLEVVRHVDYKDQLVLVIMTGRDTETLSRILEFLEKLSKRVYIIITTNHLTEVPEVEEWTKTIINYNLSSDYKYRAHALMTLFLLIAEKVENKPKIL; encoded by the coding sequence ATGATATCAATGTATGAACGAATTGAAAACCTTGTTAAAGATAACAGAAATACAACATTTAAATCAATTGCCAAACAATTATTAGATGATTTTAATCAAGGAATCTTTAAAAATCAAAATGAATTAGCAGACGCATGTTTTGTATCAATGTCTACAGTAACACAATTTGCAAAAGCAACTCTTTGTGAAGGTTATAAAGAACTTGCTATTAGACTAAAAATTGAACATGAAAGTATGTTGGCCAAACAACAACCAACAAAAGAAATAAATTATAATCAAGTGGACGATCAAAATTTAAATATTATCAATGAATGGGCTCTCAATTCTTCTGATTTTATTTTAAAGTTAGCTGAACAAATAAATCAAGAAAAGAAATTATGAATTGCACCTTCATTTCAATCAATGTATACAGCTCGTCACTTTGAAAATATCTTGAGAAATCAAGGTGTTGATGCACGAGTAATGGACAGTTCAATTAATTTAGAAGTTGTACGTCATGTCGATTATAAAGACCAATTAGTACTAGTAATTATGACAGGAAGAGATACAGAAACTTTATCAAGAATTTTAGAGTTTCTAGAAAAGTTATCAAAAAGAGTTTATATTATCATAACTACAAACCATTTAACAGAAGTTCCTGAAGTTGAAGAATGAACAAAAACAATTATTAATTACAATTTAAGTAGTGATTATAAATATCGCGCTCACGCTTTAATGACATTGTTCTTGTTAATTGCAGAAAAAGTTGAAAATAAACCAAAAATTTTATAA